The following DNA comes from Capricornis sumatraensis isolate serow.1 chromosome 13, serow.2, whole genome shotgun sequence.
GCCCTAGGGAGATTCTGCCCAGCCTGTGCTGCTAACCGTTGGTCCAGGAATAGCTTGAAAAAAGGGATAGAGGCAACATTTAGCTTGAAGTTCCAGGAACGAGAATATTAGTGAGTCAGGGGTGTGGAATTCTCCTAAGGGGATTTCTTAGGCAAATATTTGAAGATCTAGGTGTTTGTCTGATACTCAGGTTATAGGTAGTACAAAGAAAGGCTCTCCTACAGCGGAACTAGCActgaagtagttttttttttaatcaaagtatagtggtttataatattgtgttacaggtatacagcaaagtgattcagatatatatctgtgtgtgtgtatatgtatatacatgtattcgattattttccattataggttattataagatatcgaatatcgttccctgtgctatactgtatatccttgttgcttatctattttatgtatagtagttgtatctgttaatcccatactcctaatttgtccTTGCCTTTGAAGTAGTTTTTAAGTGTCCAACTTGTTAGGTTTCTTATATGAAGAATTCCTATCCTGGGTCAGTGACCCGTCCAGAGTAACCAAAGGACTATCTTTCTAGCTTTTACAGGATCCCAAAGCacacataggggcttcccaggtggcactagtggtaaagaacccacctgcctatgaAGGAGCTgtaagagatgaaggttcgatccctgggtcaggaagatctcctggaggaggaagtggcaacccattccaggattcttgcctggaggattccatggacagaggagcctggtggactataatccataggatcaaaaagagtcgggcaccactgaagcaacttagcacacatgcacataaagCACACATTAGCTTTAAGATATGTTTCTGATGACTTTGACCCTTACACTGaaacatattttgaattttctttgtcAAGAtgtatattttgggttttttagAGTTAAGTGGTTGAATAGTCTGCAAATCTAAATTAAGATTCAAAGTTTTCGCcatatgtaaaatttaaatatgcttcagatactgaaaaatgaaaatatggagaaaatggCAGACCTTTTTAAGCTTTTATTAAAGTGTGATATGCATGCTGAATCGTGCATATTTCTTAAGTATTCAGCAGTTTTTACTGGAACATGCTGTGTCCCTAGTGGTCAGATCAAAAGGCAGAACTTTAGGCCCCCACACGCTGCCTTTGGATCCACAAACATTCAAACACATATTCTGTGTGTATTTCTGTTGGCTGTATATTTAGGAGTGAACCCCCGGGTCAAGTGTGTACACATGTACAGCTCTAGTAGATTCTAAAATGGCAAACATTTTAAGATCTCTGAAATCATTTATAGCTATGTGAGTTTGTTCTTTAAAAGTATATGGAGCAAGTCTcaaggggtttccctggcagtccactggttaagcctctgcacttccaatgcaggggcctagGTTTGGTTCCTGGTTGGGGAGTGGAAATCCCACAATCAGTGCCACGAGGCCAGACAGGGGTCTGcaggtttttctgtaaagggccagtcAGTCAGTATTCTAGGCTCTCAGATGCCTCAGCTTTAGCGGTGCCAGAGCAGCCATAGGCAGTATGTGAGTGAATGTGGTTGTGTTCTGATAGAACAGCAGAGTTACGGGccctgaaatttgaatttcatgtatcacaaaatctttttcaattttttttcaactcTTCAAAACTGTGCAAGCCATTCTGAGTGTGCAGATCATACGGAACAGGTAGTGGGCCAGAGAGGGCCTGCCAGCTGCAGTTTGCTGACTGCCGCAGGGGAACCCATGCACCCAAACACATTTATCCCTTTACCTCACCTGGAGAGACTGATTGATTTCAGCAATGCTGCCATTGCTGAAAAAgtcttttaattctttgaaaCTTCTTTCAGAGCCAGTTGACAAACCTCAAAATGAGATTAGTCTCATTATTATTTAGTCACTCTTCATTTTTGACCAAAAATGTTTTATTCCATTTGATTTACACGCTTCATTCTACTGAAACTGCTGTGAGTGACTTTTGACTGTTTCCAAAAACAAGTTAACTCCAAAGCATGAAAATACTCGTCGCTGACAGGACATTTAATAACAGGTTCTGAGGAAAATCCCCAAAGAGGAATTCCAAAAGTGCTGTGAGCAATGACAGCATTCTTGGACTAAGGGTGTAGCTTTCCAGGCTGACTCACTGACTGGAGGGAGGCAGCCATCACTGGGGTGTGTAAATTCTGGTAtgtttttgattttgattttaattaatcCCATTGCATCTGCCATATTGCATTTTATCCTAAGGTAGGAGACCCCTGGAAAAAGTAGCTAATTTTGAAGGTCAGATTCTGTAAAGTCTGTTACGCTCGTATGTATACCTTCTGAGTTACGTTTTTCTTAGGTCATTATTATTTGATCTCTCATTAGACAACATGAATATGTAGCCACGGAACATACATCACCATTTGTCAAAGTCGCCTTGggagtaagtgaagtgaagtggctcagtcgtgtccgactctttgcaaccccgtggactgtaggccaccagaatcctacgtccatgggatttcctggcaagaatactggagtgggttgccatttccttctccaggggatcttcccgacccagggatcgaacccaggcctcctgcattgcaggcagacgctttaacctctgagccaccagggaagccatgaatGATCAAAACTTGTCATTACAATAAGATTTGCATTAGTGCTGTCTGCTTTATAGCAGGTAGTCATTGGGTTCCTGTGATACTCTGTGTTTGACTCCTTTACAATTACTATATTGTATTCAGCTATTCTGTTTATATCCATATGTTTGTTATTTGGAGCCTGAGCCACATTGAGCACccaaaaaaatgtttgttaaacTAAAGCAATTGTCATgaaattctgtttctctttcccccttttcctAAAAACCCACTGGATAAATAATTATGGATATAGTCCCTATAATTATTTAATACTTCCAGTATATTTGACAACTAATTAAAATGAGTTTGGGTATTTATTCttgcataatttatttaattttatttagttagtgTAAATTGATTATTTTTGTGTAACTTGTCTGTGTTATACCTAATAAAAATCACCACTAATTTTTTGGATGGGTTGCTACTAttctctttcctttaaaaagcTGCAATTactcaaatgtttaaaaaaaggtGCAGAGTTATAGAAatgtttcacttatttttttttcctattttagtcCACCAATCGATGACTTTGATATATTTAAAGAATTGAAAGACCAAAATTTCTTTGAATCTCAGGAATCTGTCATTGCCTTATGTACTCATCTGCAAGAGTTGAGGAAAACTATTGAAGACCTAGATGAAAATcaactgaaaaatgaatttttaaaagttcttcagGTAAGTATAATACTTTATATTATTCTAATATTCGAATTATTCTAATGACAAATTCTGATCATTTATGTGTAGATTTCTAGTTTTTTAGCCACTTTTACTCTCAAGTTGATTTTGACCAATGGTGACGTATGTTCCATGGCTACATATTCATGTTATCTGAGAGATCAGATGATACTGACCTAAGAAAAACGTAACTCTTCTGAGTCTGTTTGTTATTTAAACAGTTGAAAACTGGTATACATTTAACAGCAGGGAGACACTGTGGGGGAAGAGGCTTCAGGAAAtgagcagagaggagaggggcTGCAGGGACCCCTATAGAAGCCAGGGTGCATTGGAGCAAAGGCAAGGACTTTGGTTTTTACTCATGCTGAAATGAGAAGCTGTTAGAAGGTTTTAATCAGAGGAGTAACACAACATGACTTAGGTCAAGGATTATTTCTGCAAATAGACTGAAGGCACAGCGTAGAAACAGGTAGCTCTGTTACTGATTCGACTCAGGTCTGGACCAAGCCGGTAGCATCAGAGGTGGTACAGGTCACCAGATTCTGGATATACTTTGAAAGTAGAGGCCACAGCTTTTTTATGCAGCATTATTAGAGAAAATGTAGATTGGATGGACATGTTACATTGAGTTTTGTAGAACTCAATTTTTAGCAACCCCTCCTCCCATTATGTCCTATATaatagaggtttttttttattgGTTATTCAAAAGAAGGgtacatgtatttttctttttcagatttcactaTGGGGAAATAAGTGTGATCTGTCTCTATCAGGTGGGGAACATATTTCTCAGAAGACCAATATAATGAATTCGTTGGAAGACCTAAAACCTTTCATTTTAGTGAACGACATGGATCGTCTTTGGTCATTGCTAAGCAATtgcaagaaaacaagagaagaagaGTCTGTTACTCGAGTGGATATTGTTCTGGATAATTCTGGGTTTGAACTTATTACAGACTTGGTATTAGCTGACTTCTTGTTGTCCTCTAAACTGGCAACTAAGATTCATTTTTATGGAAAAACGATTCCATGGTTTGTTTCTGATACTACTATTCACGATTTTAATTGGATAATCAAACAACTAAAGCATTCTAATAATAAGTGGGTGTCCCAATGTGGGGTTGACTGGGAAGACCATATTAAAACGGGCAGATGGGTTTACGTCGATCATGTATTTTGGACTCTGCCTCATGAATTCAGTGCAATGTCTCAGGTCGCTCCTGATTTATATGCTGCACTACAAAAggctcatttaattttcttcaaggGTGACTTGAATTATAGGAAGCTGACGGGCGACAGAAGATGGGAGTTTACCATTCCATTTCATGAGGCGTTGAGTGGCTTCCACCCTGCACCTCTGTGCAGCATCAGAACATTAAAGGCTGAGGTTCAGGTTGGTCTGCAGCCCGGGCAAGGTGAACAGCTCACAGCTTCTGAGCCCAACTGGCTGACCACTGGGAAATACGGAGTATTTCAGTTTGATGGTCCACTCTGACTTGGTGTAGGAACTTTCAGTTGTGTAGAAAGATCTGACCGACACTCAGCAGCCCCAACAAAGCTCTGGGAAGCTTGGCTTCTCGGTGGTGATTTATACACTCTCCGATGCTTTCTTGTTTGAATGCTTAGCCCCACTACATTGTTTTGGGGCTAGGTGGATTACACTGGTTACAGATA
Coding sequences within:
- the ARMT1 gene encoding damage-control phosphatase ARMT1, producing MAGPPASLSARDVGSFAYLSVKDRSPQILTKAIDTLHRHKSEFFEKHGEKGLEAEKKAISLLSKLRNELQTDKPIVPLVEKFVDTDIWNQYLEYQQSLLHESDGKPRWFLSPWLFVECYMYRRIHEAIIQSPPIDDFDIFKELKDQNFFESQESVIALCTHLQELRKTIEDLDENQLKNEFLKVLQISLWGNKCDLSLSGGEHISQKTNIMNSLEDLKPFILVNDMDRLWSLLSNCKKTREEESVTRVDIVLDNSGFELITDLVLADFLLSSKLATKIHFYGKTIPWFVSDTTIHDFNWIIKQLKHSNNKWVSQCGVDWEDHIKTGRWVYVDHVFWTLPHEFSAMSQVAPDLYAALQKAHLIFFKGDLNYRKLTGDRRWEFTIPFHEALSGFHPAPLCSIRTLKAEVQVGLQPGQGEQLTASEPNWLTTGKYGVFQFDGPL